In the Flavisolibacter tropicus genome, one interval contains:
- the rpoN gene encoding RNA polymerase factor sigma-54, translated as MSLNQSLQQKLLQKLSPQQIQLMKLLQVPTANLEERIKEELEENPALEQSDDTHDENYNEDTKDEFADSNEDEYGEDELSSDEQYDNIDISDYVSEGDDDIADYKLRDENYGEQEEKQTLPYKVETSFYELLEAQLGMLKLDDQEYRIAEQIIGSVDEDGYLRRETSAIVDDLAFRQNIMTTEEEVEALIKRIQRFDPPGVAARTLQECLILQLLRQKEEGKDVDVAIMALTKYFDEFTKKHYEKIQRGLNLSDEELKDVMHQITKLNPKPGGNVGEVNKAESYVVPDFFIYNNAGKLELTLNSKNAPELRISEGYRDMLKEYDRGSKKDRRQKEAVLFIKQKIDAAKWFIDAIKQRQHTLLSTMTAIMNHQYDFFLTGDETSLRPMILKDIAEKTGLDISTVSRVANSKFVQTEFGTYRLKFFFSESLTTESGEEVSTREVKKILSDLIEGENKKKPLSDERLTELLQEKGYNIARRTVAKYREQLNIPVARLRKEL; from the coding sequence ATGAGCCTGAATCAAAGTTTACAGCAAAAGCTGTTACAAAAACTGTCACCCCAGCAGATTCAGTTAATGAAACTGTTGCAAGTACCTACTGCAAATCTGGAAGAGCGGATCAAGGAAGAATTGGAGGAGAACCCTGCATTGGAACAATCCGACGACACTCACGACGAAAACTATAACGAGGATACAAAGGACGAGTTTGCAGATAGTAATGAAGATGAATATGGTGAAGATGAATTAAGTTCTGACGAACAGTATGACAATATTGACATCTCGGATTATGTATCTGAGGGGGATGACGATATAGCCGATTATAAACTGCGCGACGAAAACTACGGCGAGCAGGAAGAGAAACAAACACTTCCTTATAAAGTAGAAACTTCTTTTTACGAGCTGCTGGAAGCACAGCTCGGCATGTTAAAGCTAGACGATCAGGAATACAGAATAGCCGAACAGATCATTGGTAGTGTGGACGAGGATGGCTACCTGCGCCGCGAAACATCGGCCATTGTAGATGATCTGGCCTTCCGCCAAAACATCATGACCACTGAAGAAGAAGTAGAAGCCCTGATCAAGCGCATTCAACGCTTTGACCCGCCCGGCGTAGCCGCCCGCACTTTACAAGAGTGCCTTATCCTGCAGCTGCTTCGCCAAAAAGAAGAAGGAAAAGATGTGGATGTAGCCATTATGGCGTTAACCAAGTACTTCGACGAGTTTACCAAGAAGCACTACGAAAAAATACAGCGCGGATTGAACCTGAGTGATGAAGAACTTAAGGACGTTATGCACCAGATCACAAAGCTCAACCCTAAACCAGGTGGCAATGTGGGCGAGGTGAATAAGGCCGAAAGCTATGTAGTGCCCGACTTCTTTATTTATAATAACGCTGGTAAACTGGAGTTGACCCTCAACTCCAAAAATGCACCGGAGCTACGCATCAGCGAGGGCTACCGTGATATGTTGAAGGAGTATGATCGTGGCTCTAAAAAAGACCGTCGGCAGAAAGAGGCTGTATTATTTATCAAGCAAAAGATTGACGCTGCTAAATGGTTTATTGACGCTATCAAGCAACGCCAGCATACCCTACTTAGCACCATGACGGCGATCATGAATCATCAGTACGATTTTTTCCTGACTGGGGACGAGACCTCATTGAGGCCCATGATCCTGAAAGACATTGCCGAGAAAACAGGACTGGATATTTCCACTGTAAGCCGCGTAGCCAACAGCAAGTTTGTACAAACAGAGTTTGGTACCTACCGCTTAAAATTCTTCTTCTCTGAATCCCTTACTACAGAAAGTGGTGAAGAGGTATCTACCCGCGAGGTGAAGAAGATCCTAAGCGACCTGATTGAGGGTGAGAACAAGAAGAAGCCACTGAGCGATGAACGTTTAACAGAGCTTTTACAGGAGAAAGGCTACAATATTGCCCGCCGTACAGTTGCTAAATACCGCGAGCAATTAAATATACCTGTCGCCCGTCTGCGTAAGGAACTGTAA